The window ATCTTTAGAAGCTGGATAACTCTGACACAGTGAGGAATGACACAGGTATTGAAACACTCAGTTCACTGGAGCTGTCCAGTGCTTGTGTGACCCGACTGAAAGGATAATGAAGGAACTGAAGCCAGTGGAAAGCTGTTGACCCCTGTGAGTTTATTGCTGTGGGCTGTCTCTGTGGAGGCCAGGCCAGCTGGTGGAACTGTTTagcagggacagggtgggggaAGAGGTCTGACTTCTTTCCTAGAAGCAAGGTGATTTGGAACAGATAAAACACAAAACCGCACTTTGAAAGCTATCCAAGGTGACACTGCCCTTTGTAGCCGCGAGCCTCTATAGGTGATCCATTAATGCTCACATCAGTCAAGTGATTTCTgcacagagaacagagaagCAACCGCATCAGCATGAAACTGCATGGCGGGAGAGGACATTTTCACTCCTCAGCTGTGGAATAACCAACTTCATTTTCAGCCTTTGCATGTGTTGAAGGCACTAGTTAGACTGATACTCTGCGCTGCCCGGCGGCGCGGCTCTGCAGCCGGGCACATCAGACGCCTCAGCGTGGCTGCGGCGCCACGGCCGCTGTGAGGCCGGCAGGCTCCGGGCAGACGCCCTCCTGTACGCACAGCAACACAGCCCGAGAGCCCGTAACCTACGCGCTCCATGGGTGGGGCAGGCCGGGAGGGAAGGCAGCGCGTTATCTAAGGGAGCAGGAAGCCATGGCGGGCTGCCGCCGCCTCAGGAGCGCCATGCCAGCGCCTCAGCCTGGGCCACAGCCGCCAGCTCCCGCCTGACCTCAGCGGGGCTTTGTGGGGGGGGGGGCCGTTGGACATCAAAGTGGGGAGCACACACTGCTTCGAAAAGGGCATGTTAGGGGAAACGCAGGGCTGCCATGGGCGGGTACCATTTTCCCGTCCGGCTGTTCGTTCTCGACCCGCTGGCAGCATCATTCttattccttccttccccccgCCCCATACTCCTtctccccccttcccctccgCATTGGTCTCCTCCGGGCCCTGACCAATAACAGCTCACGGGGCATGTGAACGACTCGCCCGTAGCCAATGAGCGCCGCCCTTCCCACGTGGCGAGCTGCGTGACGTCTTCCGCGCGAGCTCCGCGTCTTTGTTGGCGGGTAAAATTTCCCCCCCAACGCtcggggggggggcggggggagtGTCCTCATTCGCTCCGGTCACGTGGCTCCGTCGCGCCCGAAGGGGGGGTGTCAAGAGCGCATGTATACATCATATAGTCCCTCTACGACTGTCCCGCCGTGCAGCTGTGGTGTCCTGTGACAAGTCGTCTTGTCGGCGACCCCTGTGTTTAACTCGTACCAGAACGACAGGAGAGAAGCCCAGAAAGACAGGCCACAGGCCGCTAGGTGCTGGTGACAGGCAGGTGACGCTTGGCGGAAGGATATCTCACGACCGCAGCTCATTTGGTAACACGACTCATATATAAGAGCAGAGCGCCGCCGCTGCCACCTCATTGTTTCCTGTCCCCGAGCGCAGAGGTTGTTGTAGTGGCCGTGTGCGCAGCACCTCCCGCGCGGCGCGGATACGAGCAACCCCCCCTCCCCGGCCGCCATGGCTCTTTAAGGCGGCAGGGCCAGCGGCGGCATCGGCCAGTGCAGCAGgcgcagcagcagcggcggcggcctCAGCACATCCCCGGCATCTGCAACCATGGCGTGAGTATCACGAGGGACGGCTGCTCTCTCTTGTGTGTTGATAGGCGCCCTCTTACCCTGTTAAGTGGGCTTTTGGGGTGGGTTTATTACGCGTGTGGTGTTAGTTGGTATCTCACGGGGAGTGGGGGGGAGATCCTTAGGTATACCAAAATAATACATAAATTACCTGGTTACGCCAAAACGGGTGCGAGCTGGGGAGATCTTCGTAGAGCTCAGTATCCCCGGGTGCGGCGAGGCTTAGAAATAGCAGGAAATGCTGTTTGGAAAGAATTTGCGAGGAACGTCTTGTTTCCTGTCGTTCGAGAAACCTTGCTTTCGAAAAACCTGGAATTTtattacagaatattttctttctgggcttttttttttttttttttctaatgggAGTAAAGGAACGTTCCTCCGGAGGGTTTCTTTGCTCTCACGAGGGAAAGTGCTCTTTTACTTAGGGGAAAATGGGGCATTAGAGGTTTTAGGGTTTTGAGTATAAGAACCACGTGGTATAATCGCAGATAGACAAACAGGGGTTGATATTCATCTGGCACCGGTACTAACATTACATACTGTATTAGCGTAGCGTGAAGCCAGTTCTGGCCATCGGGCGCACAGCCTGTGCGGCGCTGGAGCCGCGGTGGAAACGTGGCATGACACAAAATGGCGGCGGGACCGCGAAATGGCGGCGGGTGGGCGGGGCCGGCCCCTGAGGGAGGCGGGGGAcgtgcagcagcacagaaataaagaagtgaGATAATCTGTGAAGTTCCGCCATACTTCCTGAGGTGCTGTTGCTAGAAAAAGTTACGATGTTGGTCGGACCAAATACTGATGAGTGTAAGTTCTGTTCACAGGTTTTTCACGGCACCCCACAGCAGCATTGCTGTAGTCGACGAAAAAACCTTCTACTTGTCCACATCCTTCGACGTCAAAGCGTTAAAAGCTGACGAAAATGAGCTTCTTGAACAACGAGATGCTGTTGGGGGATTCAATATCCCCCTTCAGCCAGCCGTGTTCGGTGGCTGAGGAAAGTCTGGGACTCATAGATGACTACCTGGAGGTGGCCGAGCCCCTCGGTTCGCATGGGTTCTCCAGCGACAAGGCTAAGGCAGTCTCCTCCAATTGGCTTGCTGTGGACAGTTTAGGCAACACCATAGATAGCAGCCAGGGTAAGGAATTACTTATTTTCATAAAGGACATCAATTACATCCTACCACAACATTCCAGTTGAAAATAAATTGCTAGGTTTTCATAAATCTGAAGGCAATCTCACGTGTGTTTACCTATGCTTGGAAAGAGAGTATGTTGTGCTGTTTGCCCTATGCACAATTGCTGGTTATGGTAAAGTGCCAGTTGTGTTGGCCTTGAAATAACACAGCAGCTGTCAATGGTAGTGTTTCTTGGCAGAGGTAACAGTAAGAAAGCATGGTTGTGTTTTGCAAATGTCCCTGAATTCTTGTGGCCTTTAAATAAGAGGGTTGGAATGTCACAAAAGCTGCTTACATTGTACCCTGCAGTTTTTAGGAGCTCAGTGAAagagtgcttttttttttctggtggtttACTCTTTGTGCTAATacatgagagaggaaaaatgctGAGATGATACACTGATAGATTGTTTTCATAAGCTTTAGTTGTGATGTTTTACTGTGCGATGGTTTATTAAAGTGGTAATTTACCTTTTGTGTTGTGCAGAGGATGCCTTCTCTGGCATGGAGTGGATGGTGGAGAAGATGGATCTGAAGGAATTTGATTTTGATGCCCTGTTAGGTATGGAACATCTGGAAGCCACCGTCTCACCAGACGAGCTGATGGCCACGTTGGAAGACTCGTGTGATCTATTTAATGCTACCATCCAGGAATTTCACAACAAAGAACTTCCACTGATAAATAACGTAACCACCCATCTCCCTGAATCCCCAGTTGGAGCAGATCCAATGGCTCCATTGGCTTCCCTTTggtctcttcccttttccccagggTCTCTGACTTCCACTCCAGACCACTCATTTAGTTTAGAACTAGGTAGTGAAGTGGATGTtctggaaggagaaagaaaatgggaGTGCCCCACTGTTGTGGTGGTGATCACCAAGTctgagaaagaggaggagaacCACTCTGATGATAGTGGAATATGCATGAGCCCAGACTCCTACCTGGGAACCCCCCAACACAGCCCCACCAATTCAGTTGGATCCCCCAATGGCAACCAGTTCCCTGCAGATGCCCCTTGTGGCTCTGTGCGGTCCAAACCATACGATCATCCTGCAGAGAAGGTAGTGTCAGCAAAggtgaaaggagaaaagaagataGATAAGAAACTAAAAAAGATGGAGCAGAATAAGACTGCTGCCACACGTTACCGGCAGAAGAAGAGGGCGGAACAGGAGGCACTGTCTGGGGAGTGTAGAGAGTTGGAGCAGAAGAACCAGGCCCTGAAGGAGAAAGCAGATTCCCTTAGTAAGGAAATTCAGTACTTAAAAGATCTGATAGAAGAGGTCCGCAAGGCCAAGGGCAAAAGAACTAGAGTTCCCGAGTAGGGTAGTCAGCAGTGTTGTGTGCATGTATATAAGCTTCCTGCTAAAGCTGTGTATTGCTGtctaataaataattttgtagtAAATGTGCAATGATGGTGTGTGATGAGTGGTACCTGTAAAACCAGCGTGACTTGAACCACACCTGGGTGCTATTGTGTGTCTAGAGAGTGCTGTGTGTTGTGGGCGGTGGATGCAGCGCGAGTGCAGAGCGTTTGGAACTGGATTGTGTGTAAAGAGTCTCAGTTGACCTGTCCCCCTCCATAACTGACATGTATTCAAAGGTGAGAGGGGATCACACTGAGGTGCCTCAGGGTTTTTAGCAAATTTGTAAGTATTGAAACAATTGAGATTGGAGAGCAGATGGAAGATGAGGTCGGTGATACTGTATGGTGGGAGGTGTTTACTTTCAGACTTGGATATTTCTCTGAAGGGAGGAAAGGGGCCCAGGGTCAAAACACAGTTGTGAACActggttttttttagaaaaagctTGCTAGTAGATCCAGTGTGATGTGCACTTGGGTTGCTCATCTGGGTCTCCCAAGTTCCCTGACCATGAGCAGGAGCTGTTGCCTGGCCCTGTCAAGCTGGTGTGAGCTGGGCCAGATGGATGGGGTTACTGTAGTGCTCCTACTGATGGGTCATATTCCTGTACCAGTGTCAAAGTCCTCACTTCTTCAGCCAGCCACTGACCagtcaaattttaaaattaaataaaaattcactttATTCTAGGAAGGTATAGCTTGAGTTGGTCATAAAACCAGCTCTAGTCCTGCCTCAGCTGTGCAGGGAAGGTACTGGTGTACTGCAGCAGCACTTCTGTGTGGGTTAGAGTTGCTTTAGGATTTGGGATGTGCCATCTTTAACCTACCTCATGtgtgcactttttttttgtcactgatACCCCATTTAACAGTGCTTAATCCCTTTGGCTTCTGGGCACACACATACTTTTTGAGGAGTTGATTCCTTTTCATTTGCTGCTGGTGTGGCTCCCTGAGCTGCCGGGCTCAGGTGCCTgggcagcccagcctggctggcaCACACACGCAGTGCAGTGGCATCGGGGCTGCAACCCGTGCTGGATGGAAAAGGTCCTTAAGGGAACCTTGGAGAATGGTTTCTCCA is drawn from Poecile atricapillus isolate bPoeAtr1 chromosome W, bPoeAtr1.hap1, whole genome shotgun sequence and contains these coding sequences:
- the LOC131591936 gene encoding cyclic AMP-dependent transcription factor ATF-4-like; protein product: MSFLNNEMLLGDSISPFSQPCSVAEESLGLIDDYLEVAEPLGSHGFSSDKAKAVSSNWLAVDSLGNTIDSSQEDAFSGMEWMVEKMDLKEFDFDALLGMEHLEATVSPDELMATLEDSCDLFNATIQEFHNKELPLINNVTTHLPESPVGADPMAPLASLWSLPFSPGSLTSTPDHSFSLELGSEVDVLEGERKWECPTVVVVITKSEKEEENHSDDSGICMSPDSYLGTPQHSPTNSVGSPNGNQFPADAPCGSVRSKPYDHPAEKVVSAKVKGEKKIDKKLKKMEQNKTAATRYRQKKRAEQEALSGECRELEQKNQALKEKADSLSKEIQYLKDLIEEVRKAKGKRTRVPE